The DNA window CCACGGCCCCGCCGCTGAGCCCCAGCCCGGCGACTCCGGACAGAGCGGTCCCGAGGTCGGCCTTGATGACGGTGATGTCGGCGTCGAGCTTCGGCTCCTGCCCCGGAAGGGCGGCGACACGGCCGCTGACGCCGATCTGGCCGCCCTGCCATTCGCCGTCCAATTGCTCCAGGGTCGCGGTCCCGCCAAGGATCGTCGCCCTCAGCGCCGGCTGCACGATGCGCTGTCCGCCGAGCGTCAGCGAGGTGGACGTCAGGCCGAGGCGACCGTCCGCAGACCGGATCCAATCCAGGTCGGCGAGCGGATCTGCGGGCGCGACGGCAGTCGGATCACCGGCGGATGCCGCCGCATCGCGGCCGGCGCCATCCCCCACCAGCGGCGCGTTGCGCAGCCGGTCGAGGTCGAGATCGCCGGTCTGCAGGTCTGCCTGGACGCTGGGCCGCGCAGTCTTGCGGTCGATTGCCAGCTTGCCGCGCACCGGCACGCCGGCGACCAGCCCTTGCAGGTTGCTTAGCACCGGCGAGGTCGCGGTCCCCGTCAGTTCGCCGTAAAGGTCCAGCTGGCCGAAGGCGCGGGCCAGTCCACGGTCGGTGAACAGCGCCGCGATGCGTCCCATCTCCGGATGGGTCACGCGCAGCTTCAGGTCGGCGCTGGGCGTGCGGTCGAGCCCCAGCACGGCACCGCCGGCTTCCAGCGTGCCGCCCAGCATGCCGGCGGAAGCCTCGACCGCCAGCCGCTCCCCGTCGCCGGCAAGCCGGGCCTTGGCGCTGATGGCGCCCAGCCGTTCCGGCACCGGCAAGCCGGGCGGCCACGCGACCGCGCTCGGCAGCCCGCCAAGCGACTTGGCCTCCGCCGCCAGGGCGAGGTTCACCCCACGCAAGGGCATCACGCTGGCGACCTGCCCATCCACCCGCGCCGTCAGGCCGGCGATGTTGTCCACCTTGGCTTCACGCACCGTCAGCGCGCCAGCGGCGACCGTCGCATCCAGGTGAAGCCCCTGGACCGGCAGGCCGCCCACCGTCAGCTGACCGATCCGCAGGTCGAGGTTGGCGTCGGCAAGCCCGAGAAGCCGCTGCGGCGTCGGCGCAGCACTGGCCGAGCCGACCCGCGGGCCAACGGCGCGCGGCACTGCTGGCTGGGCAGAGTTCGGTGTGGCCGGCTGGGCCGGCACCGGCTCGGCCGGCAGGTAGCCGTCCAGAAAGAGGCGGTCCAGTTCGAGGCGCGCACCGAAGGCGGGACGGCCGCGGTCGACATAGGCGACCGCACCGCTCAGCCGGCTGCTGTCGAAGCGGAAATCGATGCCCGACATCTCGAAGCGGTCGGCATGCCCCTGCAGCCGGGCAGCCAGAGAGGCGCGGCGCAGGCGGTCGGCGGGAACGGAGCGGACATCCAGCTTCACCCATTCCAGCAGGGCGCGCAGATTGTCGGCATTCGCCTCCATCCGCATGTCCAGCGTCGGCTGGCCGCCCGGCGTCGTCACCTCTCCCGCCGCGACGAAATCCGACCCGCCGGGCAGCAGGGCGCTGACACGGTCGATGTTCAGCCGGCCGTCGGCCAGACTCGCCTCGATCCGGCCCTGGCGCACCACCCCGCCATTGTAGCCCATGGCGTCCACCGCCACGTCCAGCTTGGCCTCCATTCCGATCGGCAGGGCGAAGGACACTCCCGGCCGCTTGGCGCCGCCGGTTGCGGGACCCGACGGAGCCGGTGTGGCGGAGCCGCTCGCGGTGTCGCCCTGCCCGCCCCGCGCCAGCCAGGAATCCAGGTCGAACCGATTGATGGCGAGCGTCAGTTCGGTTCGCGGCGCCTCGCGCTTGGCAGGGTCGCCGGCCCTCAACGCGGCGTTGCCCGTGGCGCGGGTGTCGCCCAGCTGGGCTTCCAGGCTGGAGAAGGTGGCAAGGCTGGTCCCCGCCTCCACCGTCGCGCGCAGATTGAAGGGCTGGGCCAGCGCCGCAGGCCGGCGCGCGTCCACCAGCTTGGCGAAGTCGCTGCCCTCGACGCGGAGATCGCCCTGCACCTTCGAGACGCCCCCGCCGGTCAGGATGCCGGCGAAGCGGAGGGTCGCATCGGTATGGGGCATCGACAGGGTGGCCCGCACCGGCACCGCCGCACCTTCGGTGAAGCGGCCGGCGGTCGCCTCGCCATGAAGGGGCAGGCCGCGGAAACGGAAATCGCCCTGGATCTGGAAGGGGCCGTTCAGGCTGCCGGCGGCGATGCGGGCGCTCAGCCCCTCCACCCGCTCGGTCCGGCCGTTGCGGTCGTCGCGGTAGATGACGGTGCCGTTGTCGATCAGCACCTGATCGAAGCTGACGGCGGACACCAGCCCTTCGGCGGCCCCCAGCCCATCGCCGGGCCGGCCGCCGGTGGTGGAAAGGTCCCAATTGATCCGGCCGTCCAACAGGACTTCCACCACGATGGTCGGCTCGACCAACCTGATGCTTTCCACCTGGATGCGGCCGCTCAGCAGAGGACCGAGCGCGACACGGGCATCCAGCTTCTTCAGCCGCACCATGTCGGGTTCGGCGGCGCCGGCGGCATTGGCCAGCCGGGCGTCGCGCACCGTCAGCGCCGGGGACGGCAGCAGGGTGAAGCCGACGTCGCCCCGCAACTCCACCCGGCGGCCGGTCGTCTGCGATATACGCTCGGCGATGGTGCCCTTGTAGGCGTTCCAATCGATGAGGCTCGGCGCTGCCAACAGGATGCCGGCCAGAACCACCAGTCCGGCCAGTGCAGCGATCAGGATCTTCTTCACCGGGTTTCCGCCTTCCCTGCGCCGGCCTTATCCTCGGCCGTGCCCCTTTGCCACGTCAATGTTACCACGTCGTCGCCATCGACCGGCACCCCCCGTCCCCGCATAGGATACGGACGGATGCGCACTTGCCTTCGCCGCCCCTCTTCCTCCGCGCCGGTCGGCAACCGATGGCGGCTTCCGACGAGGAGCGTCCTTCGGTAAGCTAGCGCCCGCAGAAGAAACAAGCAATTTGGGCAATCCCACGGCCAAGTTGGGGCTTGTCCGTTTTTTTCCCCAGGAATTCCCCCGCGTGACGCCGCTCCGTCCGGCCGCACCGGAACCGAAACCGCAGATTCAGCCGCCGGAGACCGTGCCATGGGCGACGTGGTCAATCTCAACCGCTTCCGCAAGACCCGCGAGCGGGCCGAACGCGAGAAGGAAGCCGAAGCGAATCGGGCCCGATTCGGACGCACCAAGGCCGAGAAGGAGCGCGACCGCAAGGAGGCCGAGCGGCGCACTCAGACTTTGGACGGACATAGGCTTGACGACGAAACCTGACCTGCACGTCCGAAAGTACGGTAAAGACCAAGCTTTTCAGTGGGAATAACCTCAGCGTTTTTATTACTATTGGATATACAGATAGTTCCCTATTGCGACTATCACGCCGATCATGTGACAGTGCCTGCCAAGGGCG is part of the Azospirillum lipoferum 4B genome and encodes:
- a CDS encoding AsmA family protein, encoding MKKILIAALAGLVVLAGILLAAPSLIDWNAYKGTIAERISQTTGRRVELRGDVGFTLLPSPALTVRDARLANAAGAAEPDMVRLKKLDARVALGPLLSGRIQVESIRLVEPTIVVEVLLDGRINWDLSTTGGRPGDGLGAAEGLVSAVSFDQVLIDNGTVIYRDDRNGRTERVEGLSARIAAGSLNGPFQIQGDFRFRGLPLHGEATAGRFTEGAAVPVRATLSMPHTDATLRFAGILTGGGVSKVQGDLRVEGSDFAKLVDARRPAALAQPFNLRATVEAGTSLATFSSLEAQLGDTRATGNAALRAGDPAKREAPRTELTLAINRFDLDSWLARGGQGDTASGSATPAPSGPATGGAKRPGVSFALPIGMEAKLDVAVDAMGYNGGVVRQGRIEASLADGRLNIDRVSALLPGGSDFVAAGEVTTPGGQPTLDMRMEANADNLRALLEWVKLDVRSVPADRLRRASLAARLQGHADRFEMSGIDFRFDSSRLSGAVAYVDRGRPAFGARLELDRLFLDGYLPAEPVPAQPATPNSAQPAVPRAVGPRVGSASAAPTPQRLLGLADANLDLRIGQLTVGGLPVQGLHLDATVAAGALTVREAKVDNIAGLTARVDGQVASVMPLRGVNLALAAEAKSLGGLPSAVAWPPGLPVPERLGAISAKARLAGDGERLAVEASAGMLGGTLEAGGAVLGLDRTPSADLKLRVTHPEMGRIAALFTDRGLARAFGQLDLYGELTGTATSPVLSNLQGLVAGVPVRGKLAIDRKTARPSVQADLQTGDLDLDRLRNAPLVGDGAGRDAAASAGDPTAVAPADPLADLDWIRSADGRLGLTSTSLTLGGQRIVQPALRATILGGTATLEQLDGEWQGGQIGVSGRVAALPGQEPKLDADITVIKADLGTALSGVAGLGLSGGAVDLDMTLSGSGHGDALLRSLTGRGRAVASGGVLRGVDLAALRSRLAGVERTQEVLGAVAGALQGGETRLERLDARFAIDKGVIRADDARLTTVPADGTLAGTVSLPDERVDLGLTLTVKADGDLPPLTLRIAGPWDAPTQTLDLKALRDRFDAASPAAPAVRP
- a CDS encoding DUF4169 family protein, producing MGDVVNLNRFRKTRERAEREKEAEANRARFGRTKAEKERDRKEAERRTQTLDGHRLDDET